One genomic window of Leptospira perdikensis includes the following:
- a CDS encoding LysR family transcriptional regulator produces MIPSVRDLDDLKTFVLVVQERSFTQVASRMGVTKAAVAKRIQGLEKVWNTQLFYRNTRKVIPTRDADLIFQKVITVLENVKDLENSITKKDELEGTLRVTCVSSMSHNFVSEIIEKFQKQNPKITIQLIVTDSLLDLMEESIDIGIRVGMEVPSGLLGTELFKNRISIVASPSYIKAHKPILSPKDLETHNLLYLDLHKVLRFSGTNLSLNDVSRKRNFLSNDAASLVQMGIKGKGVLIRSFWDIEEAIQSGKLIPILGLFPLENFGSVWVVHPNNRTPSRRMMVFRNFLESECSFKFNQ; encoded by the coding sequence ATGATTCCTTCCGTTCGTGACCTCGATGATCTAAAAACCTTTGTTTTGGTAGTACAAGAACGAAGTTTTACCCAAGTGGCTTCCCGGATGGGAGTGACGAAGGCAGCTGTCGCCAAACGAATCCAAGGGTTAGAGAAAGTTTGGAACACCCAGTTGTTCTACCGGAACACAAGAAAAGTGATCCCTACAAGAGATGCCGACCTAATTTTCCAGAAAGTAATCACAGTCCTTGAAAACGTAAAGGATTTGGAAAACTCGATCACCAAAAAGGATGAGTTAGAAGGAACCCTTCGAGTCACTTGTGTGAGTTCTATGTCTCACAATTTTGTTTCCGAAATCATAGAGAAGTTTCAAAAACAGAATCCTAAAATTACGATCCAACTCATCGTCACTGATAGTTTGTTAGATCTTATGGAAGAATCCATTGATATCGGAATTCGTGTGGGAATGGAAGTTCCTTCTGGGTTACTGGGAACGGAACTATTTAAAAATCGAATCTCTATTGTAGCTAGTCCTTCCTATATCAAAGCTCATAAACCAATCCTTTCACCAAAAGATTTAGAAACCCATAATCTTTTGTATTTGGATTTACATAAGGTGCTTCGTTTTTCCGGGACCAATCTTAGTTTGAATGATGTGAGTCGGAAAAGAAATTTTTTATCAAACGATGCAGCAAGTTTGGTGCAAATGGGTATCAAGGGGAAGGGGGTTCTTATCAGATCTTTTTGGGATATAGAGGAGGCAATACAAAGTGGAAAACTAATTCCCATTCTTGGTTTGTTTCCTTTGGAAAATTTTGGTAGTGTTTGGGTGGTTCATCCGAACAATCGAACGCCTTCTCGAAGGATGATGGTTTTTCGTAATTTTTTAGAATCGGAGTGTAGTTTCAAATTCAATCAATGA
- a CDS encoding endonuclease, whose amino-acid sequence MSEEKFPISRSFWKNVLLVTTSILLLSFVSVYLYSDSEEKYTGESKPERDFDFQKAKRVLKRFYKKVGTDFYCGCKFSEDSEVQGRLKIDFESCGLSSRKDNHRQTWIEWEHIVPAHSFGNTRECWTKKDCESNGKLVRGRKCCQGTDPEFNKMEADLHNIVPVPGEINADRGIFSYGEIEGEERVYGLCDFEINFKNQTAEPKPNIRGDIARTYFYMEWKYGIAVPETRRKLYESWDKLDPPDTFEIRKNEIIEKIQKVKNPFID is encoded by the coding sequence ATGTCTGAAGAAAAATTTCCAATCTCTAGATCTTTTTGGAAGAATGTCCTACTCGTAACAACCAGTATTTTGTTATTATCCTTTGTTAGTGTTTATTTGTATTCTGATTCAGAAGAAAAGTATACCGGGGAATCGAAACCAGAAAGAGATTTTGATTTTCAAAAAGCCAAACGTGTTTTGAAACGATTTTATAAAAAAGTAGGAACTGATTTTTACTGTGGTTGTAAGTTTTCCGAAGATTCAGAAGTGCAAGGAAGACTGAAAATTGACTTTGAATCCTGTGGTCTCAGTAGCCGAAAAGACAACCACCGCCAAACATGGATTGAATGGGAACATATAGTCCCAGCTCATAGTTTTGGAAATACCCGCGAATGTTGGACTAAAAAAGATTGTGAATCCAATGGAAAACTGGTGCGGGGACGTAAATGTTGCCAAGGAACCGATCCTGAGTTTAACAAAATGGAAGCAGATTTACACAATATTGTTCCTGTCCCTGGTGAAATCAATGCGGACCGGGGAATCTTTTCTTATGGAGAAATTGAAGGGGAAGAAAGGGTGTATGGTCTTTGTGATTTTGAAATCAATTTCAAAAACCAAACAGCAGAACCAAAACCAAACATTCGCGGAGACATTGCCCGAACCTATTTTTATATGGAATGGAAATATGGAATTGCAGTTCCTGAAACGAGAAGAAAACTCTATGAGTCCTGGGACAAACTAGACCCACCCGATACATTTGAAATTAGGAAAAATGAAATCATCGAAAAAATCCAAAAAGTAAAAAACCCATTCATTGATTGA
- a CDS encoding hydroxyacylglutathione hydrolase, translating to MIEILPIFTNSPLRNFSYLVYSNRTGEAYCIDPFDAKGVLTYAKKLGVKIKGILNTHEHGDHTQGNLELKEATNAIIYGHKDAKHKIPGMDQILAEGDIVFSVEEESLVVWDTPGHTFSHLSFVRKNPKIVLGIFSGDTLFNVGVGNCFRGGDPNVLYDTIQDRYETLPDSCLLYPGHDYWENNLKFAEHVDPENKFREEFKESLQPYQVSEMGIEKKLNPFFRRTTSSVKNRLEELQIKTPNDRSVFLTLRKLRDNW from the coding sequence ATGATAGAAATCCTTCCCATTTTTACAAACTCTCCTCTTAGAAACTTTAGTTACCTCGTTTATTCCAACAGAACAGGCGAGGCTTATTGTATTGATCCCTTTGATGCAAAGGGAGTCCTTACATATGCCAAAAAGTTAGGAGTCAAAATCAAAGGAATTTTAAATACTCACGAACATGGGGACCATACGCAAGGGAATCTGGAATTAAAAGAAGCAACAAATGCAATCATTTACGGACATAAAGATGCCAAACATAAAATTCCAGGGATGGATCAAATTTTAGCGGAAGGTGATATTGTATTTTCTGTAGAAGAAGAATCTCTAGTAGTTTGGGACACACCGGGTCATACATTTTCTCACCTAAGTTTTGTTCGCAAAAACCCAAAAATTGTTTTAGGTATTTTTTCAGGTGATACTTTATTTAATGTGGGAGTAGGAAATTGTTTTCGCGGCGGAGATCCTAACGTTTTGTATGATACGATACAAGATCGTTATGAAACCCTACCCGATTCTTGTTTACTGTATCCCGGACATGATTATTGGGAAAACAATTTGAAATTTGCAGAACATGTAGACCCTGAAAACAAGTTTCGCGAAGAATTTAAAGAATCATTACAACCCTATCAGGTTTCAGAAATGGGGATAGAAAAGAAACTGAATCCATTTTTTAGAAGGACGACCAGTTCTGTCAAAAACAGACTCGAAGAATTGCAAATAAAAACACCCAATGATCGTTCGGTATTTTTAACCTTACGAAAGTTAAGAGACAACTGGTAA